Part of the Myxococcus fulvus genome, GAAGAGTCCGGCCATCCGTGGTGTAAAGAACGCCCATGGCTCCGCACCCCGCCCGCTGGTTTCATTCCGCGCCATCCCACCTGCTGCTCGCGCTGCTCGCCCTCGGTGCGAAGGCCCAGGCCTCCGAGCCGACGCCCACGTCCGCGGCCCTCCCCTCCTCCGCGCCGACGACGGCCCAGGGACTGCCGCTGCTGTCGCTCCAGCCCGGCTCGGCGCGTCCGGGAGACCCCGTCATCGTGACGGTGCGGGGCATGGCGGGGATGCCCACGGGCACGCTCGCGGGACGTCCGCTGCGCTTCTTCGCGTGGGGAGACGGCTTCCTCGCGGTGACGGGCCTGCCGGTGGAGCTGACGCCGGGCACGGCTCCCGTGAGCGTGGTGGGCCCTGGCGCGTCCGAGGGCGCGCCGCTGGAGCTGACGGGCACCCTGGACATCGTCGAGCCGGGCTACCCCTCGCGCGAGCTGAAGGTGTCGGGCAAGTACGTGGCGCCGCCGGCCTCGGTGAAGGCGCGCATGGCCGCGGACCGACGCGCCTTCGCCGCCGCCTTCTCGCAGCCGTTCAGCCCGCCCCACTTCGCCCAGAACTTCGCGTGGCCGCGGCAGGACCGCATCACCGCGCCCTTCGGCGACCGGCGCACCTTCAACGGCAAGCTGTCCAGCCAGCACTTCGGCGTGGACATCGACGGAGACCCGGGCGCGCCCGTGCTGGCCAGCAACGAGGGCACCGTGGTGATGGCGCGCGACAACTACTCCGCCGGCAAGACGGTGCTGGTGCACCACGGTGGAGACCTCTTCACCGCGTACTTCCACCTGTCGCGCATCCAGGTGAAGCAGGGCGACAAGCTCCAGCAGGGTCAGCAGTTGGGGCTGGTGGGCAGCACCGGCCGCGTCACCGGCCCCCACCTCCACTGGGGCGTGAAGGTGGACGGCATCTGGGTGGACGGCGAGTCGCTCTTGCGCCTGGACTTCTTCCCGCCCGCCCTCCCCGCCGTCGCCAGCGGGGAGACGCGACTGGGCACGCCCTGAGGTCGCGTGGCTAGCGGTCGTTCCACTTCGGCGGGCGCTTCTCCAGGAAGGCGGAGACGCCCTCGCCCGCGTCGTCGGCGAGCACGTTGAGCGACAGCTGCGACGCGAGGAACTCCAGCGCGGCGGGCAGCGGCAGGTCCTCCGCGGTGAAGAAGGCCCGGCGCCCCAGCGCGAGCACCGCCTGGCTCTTGCCGGCGAGCTTCCCCGCCAGCGCCGCCACTGCGCCGTCCAGCTCCGAGGCCGGCACCACGCGGTTGACCAACCCCAGCGCGAGCGCCTCCCGCGCGGGCAGCTGGTCCCCCGTCAGCACCAGCTCCAGCGCGCGCTTGCGGCCCACGTGACGCTGCAGGAGCGCCATCATCATCATCGGGAACAGGCCCACGTCGATTTCGGGCGTGCCGAAGTCCGCGCCCTCCACCGCCACGGCGAGGTCACACGCGAGCACCAGCCCCAGGCCGCCCGCCAGCGCGTGCCCGTTGACGCGCGCCACGGTGGGCTTGCGCGCCTCCTGGAACCGGGCCAGCAGCTTCCCGTAGGAGCGGCGGCCATCGTGCGTGGCGAGGAAGCCGCCGTCGCCGGCCATCTGCCCCAAATCTCCACCCGCGCAGAAGACCTTCTCGCCGGCGCCGGTGAGCACCACCACGCGCACGGCGGGGTCCGCGTCCGCGCGGTCCAACCCGTCCATCAGCGCCTTCACCACCGTGGGCGACAGGGCGTTGCGCGCCCGGGGCCGGTCGATGGTCAGGTGCGCTTGGGGACCTTGGACTTCGTAGCGGACTTCTCCGACGACTTCTCCGGCTTCCATGCAGGGGACTCCGCGCCTGGCGACGCGTCGGCCAGGACGCCGTGAAGGAAGGTTTCGGCGATCTGCGCCTTCGCGCGCTCCAGCGCCTGGGTGTCGCGCGCGTCGGCCAGCCCCGTGACGAAGGCCGTCAGCCCCATCTCGATGGCGCCGAAGAGCAGCGCGGACGACAGGAGCGGGTCCGTGTCCGAGCGCAGCTCCCCCGCCTCCTTCGCCCGGGTGAACAGCTCCGAGGAGAGGCGGATGGCGTCCACGAAGGCCGTCTGCCGGTTGATGCGGGAGCCGGCGGGGCTGCGGGCAATCTCCAGGATGAGGACCTTCACCGCGCGCGGGTCCACCCGGTACGCCTCGAAGGCCACGTCCACCACGCCGCGCACCTTCTGCTCCAGTGCGCCCTCGCCCTCCACCACCGCGCGCACGCGCGTGACGAAGCCGCTCCAGCCCGTGTCGAACACGGTCTCCAGCAGCTCATCCTTGTTCTTGAAGTAGTGGTACACGAGGCCGTAGGCGACTCCGGCCTCCTTGGCCACGTCCGCGATGCGGCACCCGTGATAGCCCTTGCGGGCGAACACATCGATGGCCGCCCGCAGGATGGTGCGGCGGCGTTCGCTCTCGCGGTTGCCGTTGTCCGCCGCCGACTTGCTCTGGCCCACGACGTCCTCCACCGGCCGGTTGATTCTTCAATCAGCCGGGGTGGACCCTACGGACGTGGGCTCCCGGGGTCAATGGGTACTTCACCGGGAGCCCGCGTCAACCGCGTCCTAGAGCACCGTGCCCGTCACGGTGGGGGCGACGACCTGGACCTTGTGGCCGTCGAGCTGGGCGGCCGTGTACGTGCAGACCGCGTCCGACTTCCAGGGGATGGGCTGGGGGAACGGCCCCGGCTGAGGCTCCTGGGAGACATCGTGCTTGTCCTTGATGAGGTAGCGCACGACGGCGTACGACGGGTAGGTCAGGGGAACCGCGCCCGTGATGGCCGGCTCGATTTCAATCGGGCCCTCCGCGCCGGAGTTGCAGCCGTCACCCTGCGAGTTCTGGGCGATCATGTTGAACCACGGGTCCGCGACCAGGAACGTGGCGCTGGCCGAGCCGAAGTGGTCGATGGCGACGTTGGTGGCCGGAGGCGGCGGGGAGATCTGACGCACCGTGTCCGGACGGTCCAGCGAGTGCGGCACGCCCGTCCAGAGGATGCGCTCCTGCACCCAGATGAGCGTGCTGGTGTCGTGCACGCCGTTCTTGCCATCCCAGCGGCCGTTGCCGTTGGTGTCGACGAAGCGCTCGCCCGCGTCCCACGTGCCGTTGTCGTTGTTGTCGACGAAGGGCTCGGTCAGGTCCACGAAGGCCTCGCCCGTGTCCCACTGGCCGTTGTTGTTGTCGTCGCTGAAGGCCTCCTCGCCGGAGGTGACGGCGATGAGGGCGACCAGGTTGTCGCGCGGGTTGTTGATCTTGTTGGGGCGGATGGGGTCGGCGCGCTGGGGCTCCGGCCGGTTCGACTGCGGCTGCGCCGGGGTGCCGTGCGCGGCCAGCGGGTTCTGCTCCCACAGGAAGGGCTGCATCCACAGCGGCGCCAGGTACTCGCCGGTGTGGGTGGCGTCGTTGGTCGGGTTCCAGGTGAACTCACCCGGGTCCACGTCCTGCGGCAGGGGCAGCGAGGTCTTGTAGAGCACCTGCGCGTTGCCCACGACGTCCGTGAGAGAGGTGGCGGTGGGGCCGATGGTGCCGGCCTCCGTCAGGAAGGACACCTGGGCGCCCTCGATGCCGTCGCCGTTGCGATCACCCACGTGGGCGATGCAGTTCACCTTCACGCCGGCGATGAGCGAGCGGGCCTCGTCCCACGCGCCGAGGGCGTGGTGCAGACCGGAGGCCTCACCGGACCACGAGCCACACTGGAAGGTGAGCTGGCGGGAGCTCGAGTTGGTGCCGGCGAAACTGATGACCGGAGAGATGACCGACTTGGCCTCCGCTCCCTCACCCGCCGAGGCGACCACCACCACGGAGGTGACGCGGCCACCCGTGGCCGTCACCTGCATGGACACGATGCCGTCCCCGGGGTTGGTCGTCCCCTCGGCCGGCGACAGTTGGACTCCCGGCACCTCGGACTGCAGTGAGAACCGCACCTGCGTGCCGGCCTGCGGCATGCCACGCGAGTCCACCGCCCGGAACCGCAGGGTGGTGATCTCACCCAGACGCGGCCTGGCCGGATTCTGATCCACGAATTCAAGCGTGGCGGGAGCTGGCGAGGAACACGCCAACAACACCATGCTCGTGAGGGCCATCCACGAGGCAAGACCCGGACGCATCAGCGAAGACTCCTTGGACGAAGAAGGAAGCACGCTGTGCGCACGCGGCGCACAGCGCATTTCCGCCATCTTCCCGGTCTACCTACCGTCCAGTCAAGGACAGGACAGGAGGACCGAGGGGCCCCTTGCGTCCGGCCAGGGCCCCCCGAGGGGTGGAATTCAGGCGACAGTGCCGCTGAACATCACCCGGGCGACCCCAAGCAGGCGGTCCACGTCCCGTGCGGTGAGGCCCCGGGCGCGCGCGAAGTCAGACAGGGGACGCAGCAGGTCCTCCGTCTGGGCAAGGGTCTGCTCCGTTCCCGTGAACAACTCTCCCAGGCTGACGCCAAGGGCGTTGGCCAGGGCGGCGAGGGTCTCCACATGAGGGACACGCTCGCCGCGTTCGATCATGGAAAGGAAGGAGACGCTGATCTGAGCCCGCTCCGCGAGCTCTTCCTGCGTCCACCGCTCCGGCCTCTGCGTACGAAGCTCGCGGATGCGCTGGCCGATTCGTTTTCCGAGGTCCGACACGAAATACTTCTCCTGGCTGCTTGGGGGTTGTGGAACCACCATTCACCTTCGGTGATTCCTAGCCGCCCGAACCGAACGATCCCAACCCAGTGACGCTGAAATTCACACCGGAAAATTCCAGTCCGATATCACGTCTGAGCGTCACCACCCCTTCAATGCGCCAGCAATTACACGCTGGCCCATACGACACCCCCAGTGTTTGCTGGGCGAAGGGCGCTGACGGCTCTTGGTTTGCGAGATCCTGGTAGAGGGGCTGCACCAGGGCTTCGTACCGCACCCCGAGGCCAAATCCGAGCGTCAAACGCGTACCCGCGATGAGAGCCTGGGCCCGCTCGGCCGTGGGGAGGCCGGGCGGTTCCCGGGATACGCGGCCTACCAGGGCATCCAGGGGGCGGCGGATGGAATCGGGGCCCAGGGCGTTGGGGGTTTCCCCTCGGAGGACGATGGCCGCCTCGGAGGTGGTGAGGATGTCGTCGTAGCGCGCGTAGAGCGCCTGCCCCTTGCCGTTGTCGATGTTGAAGTCGCCGGTGATTTGCGTGACGCGCCCCGAGTTGGGGTCGAAGCGAACCATCCCACCGGCGGTGAGCATTCCCACGCTCGCCGTCAGGCGCGCGAAGGTGTCACGGAGGACCGGCTCGGGATCTCCGAGCTTGTTCGCGGCGGGTGCGTAACGCGTCAAGTCGAAACCCTGGCCGATGCGCAGCCGGAGCGGCTCGCGGTACACGTTGCCCACCTTGACGCGCAGCGTCTGGTCCACGGCGAAGACGCCCTGGAGGAAGCCCCGGGTGCGGCCGTCCAGATCCAGGGGCACGGCCGCGTCGACCTCGTCGTAGGGCTGGGCGAACCCGGGGCTCCGCTGCGCGCCCGCGGACGGCACGTGACCCCAGCCGCCCGGCACGTAGCGCAGCTCCAGCGAGGGCGCGAAGGAGTGCCGGTAGCGGTTCTTCTCCCCGTCCCAGATGCGCGTGAGCTGGGTGTCCAGGAGCAGGCCCGCGATGGGGTAGCCGCGCTGCCACGTCCGGCCCGAGTACTCGCCGGCCCACACGTCCTGGCGCACGCCCAGGGATGGCGTCACCCGCGCCACGTCGCCCAGGGGGATGGACGTGGCCAGACGTGAGGTGAGGTCGACGCGATCTCGCGCCTCACGATCTCGCGTGTCGAAGAGACCGTTGCCCTGCCCGGAATCGACGAGCCCCGGGTAGATGGAACCCAGCGGACGATGGTTGCCGTCCCGCAGGAAGATGCCGTCGACGCCCTCGTCCCCGAAGCCGCCCGTCATGGGGGCCAGGCGCGCGAATTCGGCGCGAAGCCCTCCGACGACGCCACCGAACAGGGGCCGCTCCGGCAGCGCGTAGACGATGCCGGGCAGGCGCTGGAACGTCACCGGCGAGGGCAGGTCCGGCCGCAGCGGGTCCACCTGGGACGGCACGCGGTTGTCCTGGAAGAAGCGATAGGGCCAGCGGATGTCCTGGCGCAGGGACACATCCAGGCCCGCGTACGAGTCCTCCTGGCGGCGGAACACGGTGGCGGTGCTGCGCAGGTAGTCGAGGCCCTGGAGGATGACGTCGGCGGTGAGGTCGCGCGTGTAGTTGCCGTCCGACACGAACGACGCGTCCACCCGGTCGTACCAACCGGAGCCCAGGTCCTGGAAGTGCTGCCAGGACGCCTCGCCGCGCCAGCCCCGGGGCACGTCCACATACCGACCGGCGTTGGGCGTCCCCGAGGGATACGTGTAGAAAAAGCCGGTCCGAGGATCCCGCACGGGCTGGGAGTCGTGCAGCAGGCCGAGCGACACCCGGCCCCGCGTCGTCTCGCTCGGCACGTAGCGGAACTCCGTGCGCAGGCGCGGCCCCTTCACGCCATACTGCCTGGGCGCCTTGTAGGTGAACTCATCCCCCGCGACGTTGGTGTCCGGGTCCCCGATGGTCGGCTGGTCCGACGAACCGAAGAAGTAGCCCGGGGTGAAGGTCATGTCGTAGCTGCGCCCCAACGTGAGGAAGAACGGCTGCTCGAGGCTGAAGCCGCTCTGCCCCGAGAAGTTGGGGTTGGGGATGAGGAAGCCCGTGCGGCGCTCGGCCAGGGGCAGGTACACCCAGGGCAGCGCGAAGATGGGGACGGACTCCACGTACACCACGGGCCACGACAGGGTGGCGCGCTCGCCGAGGATGACGTTGGCGGACCGGGCCTCCATGCGCCAGGTGGGCTCCCCCGGGCCGCACTCGCACGGGGTGAAGGCCAGGTCGTCCACGGTGAAGGCGTTGGGCCCGGTGCGGCGGATGCGGGTGCCGCTGAGGATGATGGGCGTCTCGCCCATGGAGCGCAGCTCCTCGGGCGTCTTCGCCGCGAGCATCGCCTCCTGGGTGACGCCCTTCTTCTGCATGAAGAGGCCGCCCTGGAGCGTGGCCTCGAAGGAGCGGATGTCCACCCTCACGTCATCCGCGACGGCCGCCATGCCTCCGGGGCCCACGAACATGACGTTGCCGGTGGCGGTGGCCACCTGGTTCGCCTCGTCGTAGGTCACCTCGTCCGAGCGCAGCAGCATCTCGCCGGTGCGCAGCTCGCAGTGGCCGCGCGCGGTGAGGACCTGCTTGTCGGCCTCGTAGGTGAGGAAGTCGGCGGCCAGCTCCACCGTCTCGCCGGAGGGGAGCTGGACCTGGGTGGCGAGCGGAATCTGCGCCGAGGAGACCAGCAGCGCGGCGGCGAGCGGAACGAGGAGGCTCATTCAGGGGTGCAAGGTATGCCGCGCCACGGCCGCGCGGGGGCCCTTATCACCGAGCGGTGCGCTGAAAATCCAACGAAATGACGTTCCCGTCCTGCTGAGCCTGCACCGGGGCCTGCTGCCGCAGCTGCACGGTGACGCGCACGTTGCGGCCTTCCGCGTCCGCGTCGACCCGGGTGACGGGCGAGTTGAAGTAGGACGTGTCCAGCGGCCGGGTGTTGTTGCTCAGGTCGATGCGGCTGTTCTCCAGCTCCAGCACCACCGCGTTGCCCGTCTCGCTCACGCTGTAGCGCACCGGCTCGTTGGTCCGGATGAAGACGCGCGACACCCCACCCTGCTGCTGGAAGCCCACCAGCGTCATCGTCTTGCGGCGCGACGACACCTCGGACGAACCGCCGCTCGACACCTCGCGGCGCTCCCGGGGCTGGGCCATGGCGACGCGCTCCTGCTGGCGGCGCTCACGCTCGGCGCGGGCCTCCTCCTCGCGCTGACGGCGGGCCTCGGCGGCCTCCTCCTTGGCGGCCTGGGCGGCGGCGCGCTTCTCCTCGGCGGCCGTCTTCGCGGCGGCGCGAGCGTCCTCTTGTTGACGCTTCTTCTCGTCGGCGGCGGCCTGGGCGGTGGCGCGGCGCTCATCGGCGGCGGCCTCGGCGGCGGCACGGGCC contains:
- a CDS encoding LPS-assembly protein LptD, with the protein product MSLLVPLAAALLVSSAQIPLATQVQLPSGETVELAADFLTYEADKQVLTARGHCELRTGEMLLRSDEVTYDEANQVATATGNVMFVGPGGMAAVADDVRVDIRSFEATLQGGLFMQKKGVTQEAMLAAKTPEELRSMGETPIILSGTRIRRTGPNAFTVDDLAFTPCECGPGEPTWRMEARSANVILGERATLSWPVVYVESVPIFALPWVYLPLAERRTGFLIPNPNFSGQSGFSLEQPFFLTLGRSYDMTFTPGYFFGSSDQPTIGDPDTNVAGDEFTYKAPRQYGVKGPRLRTEFRYVPSETTRGRVSLGLLHDSQPVRDPRTGFFYTYPSGTPNAGRYVDVPRGWRGEASWQHFQDLGSGWYDRVDASFVSDGNYTRDLTADVILQGLDYLRSTATVFRRQEDSYAGLDVSLRQDIRWPYRFFQDNRVPSQVDPLRPDLPSPVTFQRLPGIVYALPERPLFGGVVGGLRAEFARLAPMTGGFGDEGVDGIFLRDGNHRPLGSIYPGLVDSGQGNGLFDTRDREARDRVDLTSRLATSIPLGDVARVTPSLGVRQDVWAGEYSGRTWQRGYPIAGLLLDTQLTRIWDGEKNRYRHSFAPSLELRYVPGGWGHVPSAGAQRSPGFAQPYDEVDAAVPLDLDGRTRGFLQGVFAVDQTLRVKVGNVYREPLRLRIGQGFDLTRYAPAANKLGDPEPVLRDTFARLTASVGMLTAGGMVRFDPNSGRVTQITGDFNIDNGKGQALYARYDDILTTSEAAIVLRGETPNALGPDSIRRPLDALVGRVSREPPGLPTAERAQALIAGTRLTLGFGLGVRYEALVQPLYQDLANQEPSAPFAQQTLGVSYGPACNCWRIEGVVTLRRDIGLEFSGVNFSVTGLGSFGSGG
- a CDS encoding enoyl-CoA hydratase/isomerase family protein, with the translated sequence MEAGEVVGEVRYEVQGPQAHLTIDRPRARNALSPTVVKALMDGLDRADADPAVRVVVLTGAGEKVFCAGGDLGQMAGDGGFLATHDGRRSYGKLLARFQEARKPTVARVNGHALAGGLGLVLACDLAVAVEGADFGTPEIDVGLFPMMMMALLQRHVGRKRALELVLTGDQLPAREALALGLVNRVVPASELDGAVAALAGKLAGKSQAVLALGRRAFFTAEDLPLPAALEFLASQLSLNVLADDAGEGVSAFLEKRPPKWNDR
- a CDS encoding helix-turn-helix domain-containing protein produces the protein MSDLGKRIGQRIRELRTQRPERWTQEELAERAQISVSFLSMIERGERVPHVETLAALANALGVSLGELFTGTEQTLAQTEDLLRPLSDFARARGLTARDVDRLLGVARVMFSGTVA
- a CDS encoding M23 family metallopeptidase, whose amino-acid sequence is MAPHPARWFHSAPSHLLLALLALGAKAQASEPTPTSAALPSSAPTTAQGLPLLSLQPGSARPGDPVIVTVRGMAGMPTGTLAGRPLRFFAWGDGFLAVTGLPVELTPGTAPVSVVGPGASEGAPLELTGTLDIVEPGYPSRELKVSGKYVAPPASVKARMAADRRAFAAAFSQPFSPPHFAQNFAWPRQDRITAPFGDRRTFNGKLSSQHFGVDIDGDPGAPVLASNEGTVVMARDNYSAGKTVLVHHGGDLFTAYFHLSRIQVKQGDKLQQGQQLGLVGSTGRVTGPHLHWGVKVDGIWVDGESLLRLDFFPPALPAVASGETRLGTP
- a CDS encoding TetR/AcrR family transcriptional regulator, whose product is MGQSKSAADNGNRESERRRTILRAAIDVFARKGYHGCRIADVAKEAGVAYGLVYHYFKNKDELLETVFDTGWSGFVTRVRAVVEGEGALEQKVRGVVDVAFEAYRVDPRAVKVLILEIARSPAGSRINRQTAFVDAIRLSSELFTRAKEAGELRSDTDPLLSSALLFGAIEMGLTAFVTGLADARDTQALERAKAQIAETFLHGVLADASPGAESPAWKPEKSSEKSATKSKVPKRT
- a CDS encoding Ig-like domain-containing protein, with protein sequence MRPGLASWMALTSMVLLACSSPAPATLEFVDQNPARPRLGEITTLRFRAVDSRGMPQAGTQVRFSLQSEVPGVQLSPAEGTTNPGDGIVSMQVTATGGRVTSVVVVASAGEGAEAKSVISPVISFAGTNSSSRQLTFQCGSWSGEASGLHHALGAWDEARSLIAGVKVNCIAHVGDRNGDGIEGAQVSFLTEAGTIGPTATSLTDVVGNAQVLYKTSLPLPQDVDPGEFTWNPTNDATHTGEYLAPLWMQPFLWEQNPLAAHGTPAQPQSNRPEPQRADPIRPNKINNPRDNLVALIAVTSGEEAFSDDNNNGQWDTGEAFVDLTEPFVDNNDNGTWDAGERFVDTNGNGRWDGKNGVHDTSTLIWVQERILWTGVPHSLDRPDTVRQISPPPPATNVAIDHFGSASATFLVADPWFNMIAQNSQGDGCNSGAEGPIEIEPAITGAVPLTYPSYAVVRYLIKDKHDVSQEPQPGPFPQPIPWKSDAVCTYTAAQLDGHKVQVVAPTVTGTVL